The Flammeovirga yaeyamensis genome segment CCTTCTTACCAATTTTGACCCACTTCCAGAAATCGTTTAATAAAGGAATTCTAGGCGGCATGGCCACTAATTCTTTCTGATAATCATTTTGGTAAGTAGGATGATTGAGAATAGCCAAACAGTAAAAGAATATATTTTCTTTCGTCAGTTCAGACTCCTTTAAAGTACGCTCGATTTGAATTTTTTCTAAATCTTTGATCTCATTGGATAAATTACTGATACTAGAATTTATCGCCGATAACATTGATTTTTTTTCTGTAGCCCCACGATAGAGCTGAAGCATTTTATTTTGAAGTGCTTGAAGTTGAACTTGAATTAAATCTAATTCGTTATCCTCTTTTTCAATAATTCCCTCAATTTTTTGAGTAAACTTATGAAGCACAGGTAAGCGTTGTGTGTGCTTACTGATCAGTCCGATTTCGTATATCAGAAGCCCTTTTAAACTTGCTACAGTACTTTTCTTACCTGCCTCTGGCAGACGTGGGATATAGTATTGTTTAAAGCGTTGTAACGCCCAATCACTAACATTATCATCAAAAGAGGCATCTTCTTTATACATCTTTAATGGTAAGAGAGTGACTTGATGTTTTCTATCAAAAAAGTCGGATAAAACCGGAGCATTGGTCGAAATTATATCAAACCCTGTAGCAGCATTAGACCCAATACATAAGACAGGTTGTTCTTTATCCAATCCAAAAGAATGTGCATTCGTCCAAGCTTTCGTATCTTCTTCAGATAAGTATACCCATTTCTTTACAAAGGGCTTTTGATATACTTTGAGATAAGCTTCTTCGAATTCTTTTTTGTTATCAGGTAAAACTGCCTGGGCTACTGTTTTAGAAGATTCTTTCTGTAAATCTGCAACTTTAGAAACCAATTGTTTTTTATTGAAATCGGTGACCCAAGATTTATTTTTCAATTGTATAGGAGAGACCGCTTGTTGAAAAATACTCTTTTCCTTTTGAGAATACATACACAAAAACTTAGTGTATTCTTCAGAAGAAAGTGTGATCCAATCTCCAGAATCCTGACTGATCTCTGAAAAGTCCTCAAGGTAACTTGGAGCATAATACACCCCATCAAAATCATTTTCTTTATCGAAAATAAAACAATAGACCAATTGCTGTGAATATTGATGTGCTTGAATATACACTCTATGGCAGACTTCAGTCACTTTATCTCTCCAAAATTTATATTCAGGAGCAGCTGCTAAAGAATGATCACCTCGAATGACTAGAATACCATTGTTTCCCAAACGTTTTTTTGCCCAAAGTAACCAATAGGAGACAGGGTTTCTTTTTTGATCACCAGAAAATGCCTTTTTAACTTTATTCGTCCATTCTTTATGAGCACTTCTATTTCCCAACGACATCTGTTGAATCGTACCAAATACAATTTGAACAGGTTCTCTATTGAGATTGATGAGTTTGTCCAAATTAGAATCCTCTTCGGTAAACTCAAAGTGTGTTTGACCTTTAGGTTGAATGTCTACAAAACTTAAACTATTGCCATAAGATCGCTTACTTTCCGAGATCACGACTGCACACCAATAATAGACCAATAAATCATAACAAACGATGGTATTTGATTTAGCTTCATTGTCTAAAAATGGAGGTAAGGTAAATGAAGGATATAAATACTGAGCATGTTGTCCTGCATTATTTAAGTGTTTCTTCATCAGAGATTTGAACATGCCGTTAAAATAATCGGGCAATTCTTCTCCTTCCTCACGACCCATTAATTGAGTGTATAGCTCATTCCGATCCGTTCCGTTATCAAGAAGCACATCAATTTTTTCTTTTAATTGATGAATGGCTTCATTGAACGCATCTTTTTGCTCTAGAAATTGAAGCAAATTGTGAAATGCTAAATAAATAGGGTCAGCTTTCAGTTCCCCCAATTCATCTGATGTGAAAAGGTGGGATGAAATGCAGTCAGCGACAATATGTTCACTCAACATTTTTAATAAATCGTCCACATTAAATGTAGGGAAAAATGATTTCTTAAATGTTTTTATCAAGTGATCACCATGTTGTGCTACTTCGTTTCTGAAATTGCCTGCAAACTGTAATTGTTGCTGAATATTTAGTATAGCTTCTCCTATCAAGGTCTAATTGTTTTTACGCTCAATGTAGTTTCAAATGGCAAATAAAATGAATTACTTTGATTTAGTGTAGAGAAAGTACAACAATTAAAAATCATTTGTGATTATCCATCAAAATACTTCTCAACTTCGTATATTCGCATCAATAGAAAACACGACAAACAACATCAACTTTTAGGATGTAATTGTCCTTTGAATAGAATATTTATGAAGAAATTATTTCTGCTTGATGGCATGGCTTTGATCTTCCGTGCTCACTTTGCGTTAATTCGTAATCCTAGGATCAACTCTAAAGGAGTAAATACAAGTGCCCCAATGGGATTTGTCAACTCTTTATTGGAAATTCTAAAAAAGCAGGAACCTACACATATAGCCGTTTCTTTCGATTTATCTGCTCCAACATTTCGTCATGAGATGTACAAAGAGTACAAGGCAAATCGTCAGGAAACACCTGAAGATATATCCATCGCCATACCAATTGTAAAGAAAATCGTCGATGCCTTTAATATCCCTCGAATCGAAATGGAAGGTTTTGAAGCAGATGATGTGATTGGAACAATTGCTAAAAAAGCAGCTGCAGCGGGAGGTTTTCAAACCTATATGATGACACCCGATAAAGATTATGCTCAGTTGGTAGATGATAATACTTTCCTATACCGTCCATCTACAAAAGGTGGAATCGAAATCCTAGGACCAAAAGAGGTATTAGAGAAATTCGATCTAGATAGAGTAGATCAGGTAATTGACCTTTTAGGTTTACAAGGTGATGCAGTCGATAACATTCCAGGTGTTCCGGGTGTAGGACCAAAGACAGCATGTAAACTTCTAAAAGAATATTCTACTGTTGAAGGCATTATCGAAAATGTAGATCAACTAAAGGGTAAGCTTAAAGAAAGAGTATCTGATAATCGTGAACAAGCGATTCTTTCTAAAGAATTAGCGACGATTAAGATTGATGTTCCGGTAGAGTTCAATGAAGAGGAATTGAAAGTAAAAGAGCCAAACAAAGAAGAGTTGGTGAAGATTTTCAATGATCTTGAGTTTAAAACTTTATTGAAAAGAGTGTTCCCAGGTGAGGCACCAAAAAAGGTGACTCCAAAGCCGGGTGAACAAACATCTTTGTTTGGAGGTGGTGCTCCAGCCGCAAAAGCTGCTCCTGAAGAAGTGGTTGAAGAAGAGATCGAAATTCTTATTGATACGATTAATTCTATCAATAAAAATTACAGAATGATCGATTCTGAGGAGAGATATCAAGAACTTGTAGATTACTTGATAAAACAAAAGGAATTCGCTTTCGATACAGAAACGACTTCTCTAGATTCATTAGTGGCTCAACCCGTTGGTATTTCATTCTCCGCTAAAAAAGATGAAGGTTATTATGTGCCTTTAACATTAAACGAAGAGGAAGATCAAAAAATCTTATCTCACTTTAAAGCACTTTTTGCAGATGAGAAGATTTTGAAAATTGGTCAGAATCTTAAATATGATATTCAAATTTTAGATAATGTAGGTGTAGAGGTCAAAGGACCCTTCTTCGATACCATGTTGGCGCATTACTTAATTGAGCCAGATAAACGACATGGTATGGATACGTTATCAGAGCATTATTTAAATTATAAGCCTGTTTCTATCGAAACTATTCTAGGTAAAAAAGGGAAGAAACAGAAAAATATGAGAGATATCCCTGCTTCAGAAGTATATGAATATGCTTGTGAAGATGCAGATATCACGCTACAATTGAAATATGCTTTAGCTGATCAACTCAAAGAAAAAGAAGCAGAAACGTTATTCAACAATCTCGAAATGCCATTGATGGAAACATTGAGATTGATGGAAAAAGAAGGAGTAAATCTAAATGTTCCGTCTTTAGAAACGTACTCTGTGACCTTGGCAGAAGAAATCGTTCAATTGGAAAAAGATATTTATGCACTAGCAGGAGAGGAATTTACTATTTCTTCACCAAAACAGTTGGGTATTGTCTTATTCGAAAAAATGAAGTTGGTCGATAAGCCAAAGAAGACTAAAACAGGGCAATATGCCACTGGAGAGGAGATCCTTCAAGGTTTAAAACAACATGAAATTGTTGGTAAAATCTTAGACTTCCGTCAGTTAAACAAACTGAAGAGTACGTATGTAGATGCGCTTCCTAAGTTGATCAAAGAGGATGGTAGAGTGCATACAACGTACAATCAAGCCGTAGCAGCTACAGGGCGTTTAAGTTCGACAGATCCCAACTTACAAAACATTCCAATTCGTTCATCAAGAGGTAAGGAGATTAGAAAAGCCTTTGTTGCTCGAGATGAAGATCACGTATTTATGGCTGTCGATTATTCTCAAGTAGAACTTCGAATTATGGCTGCCTTCAGTAACGATGAGGAAATGATCAATGCATTTAAAGCGAAAAAAGATATTCACACTGCAACTGCAGCAAAAGTCTTTAAAGTAGCTGAAGAAGAAGTGGATGCAGATATGAGACGTAAAGCCAAAACAGCCAACTTTGGTATTATATACGGAGTTTCAGCCTTTGGTTTATCTCAACAATTGGACATCCCTCGTACAGAAGCAAAACAATTGATCGATGCTTATTTTGAGGAATTCCCTGCTGTGAAAAAATACATGGATAACGTAATCAATAAAGCACGTGAGGACGAATATGTAGTCACTTTGATGGGCCGTAGAAGATATTTAAGAGATATCAACTCAAGAAACTTTACGGTTAGAGGTATGGCTGAACGAAATGCGATTAACGCTCCAATTCAAGGTACAGCAGCCGATATCATCAAGAAGGCGATGATTGATATTCAAAAATGGATGGATACGCAAGATTTGAAATCCAAAATGATCATGCAGGTGCATGATGAATTGATTTTTGATGTTCATAAAGACGAATTGGACGTAATGAAATCAAAAATCAAAGAGTTGATGGAAAATGCCTACGAAATGAAAGTTCCTTTGGAAGTAGAAGTAGGTGAAGGTTTAAATTGGTTAGAAGCACATTAAGATGAATAAAGTGATGACGCCAACAAAAGAGAAGTCTTTTTTCATTGGTATGAAAGACTTCTTAAAATTAATTAGGTTCAATAACCTAATGATCATATTTATGACCCAATGGTTGGGCCGAATTTTCTTAATAGGTCCTTATCAAGAATGGAAAGACCATTTTACTGATATTGGTTTTTGGCTATTGACATTCTCAACCATGTTGATTGCAGCGGCAGGTTATATCATCAATGATTATTATGATATAAAAATTGATGCCGTAAATAAGCCAAAGAAACAGGTGGTGGGAAAAGTAATGAAAAGGAGAGTAGCGATATTAACGCATACGGTCTTCAATTTTGTTGCTATCGTTATTGGTCTATTTCTATCAAAAGAAATTGGGACTATCTTTTTCTTTACGACTTTTTGGTTGTGGTTATATTCTAATAATCTAAAAAGAAGAGCATTTATTGGCAACCTTAGTGTTGCAGCAATGACCTCTATGTCCATCTTTTTGATCAATATCTATTTTATAGAACACAATAAGGCGGTGTATCAATTTGGTTTGTTTGCCTTTTTTGTCTCTATTATTAGAGAAGTGATCAAAGATTTAGAAGACAAAGAAGGAGATGCACAATTTGGATGCAAGACACTACCAATTATTTGGGGTGATAAAAAAACAAAACAGTTCGTATATGTTCTGTTTGCGTTGTTCGTCATCTTATCTGCCTTGATCATACAGCGCATTGAAAATGAATATTTCCAATACTATTTTTCTGGTTTGATAATTCCAGCATTTTTCTTGATGTTTATGCTTCATAGAGCATCTTCAGTGAGGAATTATCATGATATCAGTAAATGGATAAAGTATTATATGTTAGCAGGCATTGTAGGGATGGTGTTTGTTTAAGTAAAAAATGAAGTTTATGTGATATTAAATATCTAACATAAACTTCATTTTTTTATCTAATTCGTTTTGTTTTTCTTTCGGAAGGGAAATTATAAAATCTCTGAGTCTATCTTTACTTATTACCCTCATTTGTGTGAGTACAATTTCTGAATCTTGAGGAAGGCCAGTCACTAATTTACTAAGTTGAACACCTAAAATTGTGTTACCAGTAACTTTTGTAGTTATAGGAATAGCATAACAAACAGTATTTCCATTTGCATTTAAAATCAAATCATTTTCGAAAATGACACAAGGTCTTTCTTTGCCTGTCATTTCGTTTTTTTTATTGTTTTGAGGTGTCAAGTCCACCCAATACATCTGATATTTTTTTAGCATTATGATTAAAGAATATCATTATCATTTAATTGTTCAAACTCATCCATGATTTCAGAATTGATTTTCAGAAGATTCGAAAACTCTTTTTCTAACTGCTTTTTTATCAATTCCTCTTTTAACTCTTTTACTTTGTCTTTTATAGCTTCAAGAAAAAACTCATTATTTGATTTATAATTAAAAGAGTTGACGATTTCATTTACTTCTTCTAGCAAACTTTCATCTGCTCTTAATGTGGTTGTTTTCATGATAGTAGGTATTTTATAATAAAACAAATTTACGACATCAATAAGTAGTATCAAAATGTGACTTCATTTAAGTTTTGTAAATCGATACTATGTTTTATCAACTTTCATAAACGATTAATTCTTTAGTAATAGGTTAATAATTGAAACTTCAAAATTCTTTCAAGTATAAAAAAAACACCCCAAAATAAAATTTTGAGGTGCTAAGCTAGTTAATTGAATTGGTAGAAAAGGGTGTTAAGCCGTTGCAACATCAGTACTTTCAAAAATCTTATCTGCTGATGAGGCGATAAAACCTTCAAAAAGTTGCCCGTCTTTAAGTTCATATCTTTTAGCAAACTCATAATAACAAGAAGGGATTTCGTACTCTCCTTCTATAAAGTTTACCTTCGTTTTATCTGCTAGGATAGAGGATTGCTCTAATAATTGCTCTTTAGAACCTTTGATTTCACCTCCTGAAGTATTCATAGGGAAGCCGTTGTCTTTTAAGAAATCATTAACTGATTCAAGTGTATCGAAGTTCTCCAATTTGTTGACATACACTGTAAAGTGATTGGCTCTGAATCCATACACATACATCCAAGCTGCATACTCTGATTCTGCAAGAAGTTTTTCGTAGATTTTGTGAGATGGAGTACCCCATGTTCTTCCTTGTAATAGAAGATCTTCGCTACTGTAATGAGGGATTTGAGAAATCTCTACACAAGTATCAGCTACTTCCTGAAGGAACTCACTGCACAACTCTAAGCGAAGTTCTGAGATAAAGATTTTTGGCATATCCTTATCAATACGATGTTCTAGGTGAATGGCTTTGAGTTTTTTGGCTTCGAAGATATAGTCTCCTTTTTTCTCATAACCCATAGCCAAGAAAGGCTCTGCAAGCTTTTCTTTGTTGACTAAATCATGATTGAAGGTACGGATAGCAATATGGTCGTTTGCTATGTTTTTCTCTCCTTTTTTCTTGAAAATATCATGAATTTTAGCAGCAGAAGGAGTTACATTGATGTACTTCTGCCATAAAAGGTCAATAATGTTTTTCATGTGTTTATTGGTAGTGTGTATCTTATTTATAAAACGTAAAATTTACATTTATAATGCAAATATACACACAGTTTCATAAGCACAAAATAAAATGATTATTAATTTTTTCTTTTGTAGATAATCGCACCATTATCAAGGATTACTTTCTCGTATTGTTCCTTGATAATACTTAAATAGGAAAGGACTTGTTCACCTTTTCCATTCAAATCGACAATGGCATCAGGCATATCTTCTTCGAAAGAGTTGTAGATAGAACGTATTTCGTCGTAAGAATCGACTTGATCAAAGAAACGGTTACAAACTTCCCAATTCAGGTAACCTGTTGCTAATTTTTTTCCTTTTAAGTAATTAAAATCGTCCCCAAATACGATAACACGTTCACCAAGGGTTTCCATACCATTAATAGGTTGTGAAAGGGCATCTTGATAAGGTGAATCTAAATTCTTGGGTAAAAAGCCAAAAGCGGTAGCATACATTATACCCAATAGAGAAAGGGTGTAAAATGCTGTGGTGATTTCGCCGATTAAACTTCTTCTGATCATCAGTAACTCGTGGGCTGTGAAGAAGGCAATAGCAGGTACAAATAATATTAATTGGAAAGTAGTTGTGTATATAGAGAAAATAAGGCTAATTATGGCCGTAATCACCCAAATTAACATCACTTGCTGAATGGATTGCTGATAATTAATAAAGGCATTATTTGAAAATGTTCTGAATGAGCCAAAGATAAACATCAATAATGGGAAGCCAAGTATGATCAATATTTGATCCCAACTTTGTATAAAGTCATGCTCGTTCCAACCAATTGACATTAAACTAGCTTGTACAAAACTTTCTAATGCTTGATTATAATAGAGATATATCAAATAACTTCCCCATACTAAAGAGAAGCCTATAAAAGCTAAGAAAAGACGTTGAAAAGAGGATACTCTAAAGGTAGCCAAGGCGAAAATACCCATCAATAAAAATGAAAAACTTGGTAAATAAGCCATTGATGCTAAACCGAAGAATACACCTGTATTTAATATACTTTGTTCTGTATCGGTTCGTTCCATCCTTAATAAACTTCTAAGACCTATCAATAAGAAGGTTAAAGAAATTAAGGTAGGCGAAAGGGTCATGAAATCGAAGCTGAAATTAGAAGCAATAAGGTAAATAAAACCTGGAACGAATGTTTTTTGTTTATACGCTTCACTTCTGTTCATCATGGAATTAAACATGATGGATTGTAAGGCGGTCAAGAAGGCTGCTATAATAAAATAAGCCGTTCTACTACCGTCAAAAAATTTTGCTATTAACCAATAAAAGCCTGCAGATATAGGTGCAACGTTGTCCCAAACATCACGATACATTGCTTTACCTTCTGCTAACTTTGCTCCTAAGGTAAGCCAATGAATTTCCTCTGTAAGTAAAGGAATATCGCTTAGCCAAATTGGTAGACGAATAATTACAAGTAGAATGAAAATAAAAATGACTCTTAGCGGGTCGTTAACTTTAAAAAATGAAAGCATGCTAAATGTAATTCAAAAAATGGTTTAATAGAGTACGGACATTGCAGTGCAACGTCCATACCATATATCTTTTGATAAGAATCTATCTTGTGTAAATATCATCATCATCTTCCTCCCCTTTGTCATCTGGGATATCAAGATCTTTGAATAAGTCTTCGATTTTTTCCGCCTCTTCAGCAGTGTTATCGTAGTAAAATCTTAATTCAGGAATAATTCTCGCCTGATGGCGAATTCTTTGTGCTAATAATTTTCTGATAGATTTATTCTGTTTATCGATCTCTTCTACTTTAGCTTCAGGATTTTTTTCCAACAAGAAGCTTAAGTACACTTTTGCAAGACCCAAATCAGGAGAAATTTCAACTTGTGTTACAGTGATAAAAGTACCACCAAACATGGCTACTGAGTTTTGTTGAAAGATTTCACCTAAATCTTTTTGAATTAATCTTGAAAATTTATGTTGTCTTTTACTATCCATTGTATGTAAAATATGAATTCAGTTTGAAAATGAAGATTCGACGGAATAATCTTCTGTAAAGGCATATTAGCCTAAATAAATAACTATCATACAAAATTGGGGAAAATAATTGGTTTATAAAGGCAATTGATACTATTCTTTCTCATCATCTTCATAATTATTATCATTATCAAAATCTAAAGGGAGTTGATCGCCATGTTTTCTCATCATTTGGTCAAAATCAAATTGCTCCATGTGTTGAGACGGCGAGACTTCTTCATCTTCCATCATTTGATCTTCCATACCAAATAATTCGGCTTCCGATTTTTCAGTATGATCACCCAATTCATCATCAAAGTCATCAAATTCTGAGTCTTCGTCTTCTTCTTCCTCTTCCATAACTTGTTGAGGTTGAAAATCGAGTACTTCATCTTGAATAAACTCATTGGTAGAACCACCAAAGTTGTTATCAATGCTACTAAAACTATGTTCGGATTCATCTTGAGGAACAGGATCATTTAGTGTGTGAGCCACAGAGATGATCATACTCAAGTCTTTATATAAATTCTTTAAGATAAATGATCGGGTTAAAGAGTGTGCTGTGTCTACTTTGAAAAGCTCCTTTCTGATATCAAGAAAAACATACATATGATTCCCTTTTAATATACAGCTGACTTTGGCTTTAAAATGCTTTGCTATTTCTGATAGTTTAGATACAAAATCGTCTTTTAAAGTGATTTCAGCCAAGGCTCTATTTTGAGCATACACTTTAAAGTTTTTTCTAAAATTGATATCCCTAATTGGAACATAATCACCATATCGAGTATCCGTTTCTTCAATTAATCTACCCACATGTCCCCATTGATGTTGGATATCATCATTAAATATATAAACATCCGTTTTTACTTCTTCTTGAAGTTCAAAAATCATAAAGAAACCATGAAAGTAGGTCTTGTACTTTAACTCAGGCTCTTTGATTTTATCAAGTACTTTGTTCTTTTTTGGAGGTAACTGTGTGGCTGCCTGAATTTCAGAAACCATCATTGGAGTACCCTCAATTGTTCCTTCTATGAGATCATCACCTGTATAAACATCAGGAATTAAGGTATGGAAACCACATTCTTTCCATCTATCAAGAGGAATGTAGCCTTCGGGATCGTATTGAAGAGATGGATCCATAAAACGCATCATTTCTCGAACGACTAATTCTTTGTACTCAATTTCGATCGTATCATCTTGATAATTTTCTTTGAAATAGGTGTAAGAAAAATAAGGAGCAAAAATGATCATGAAGTATAAACCATAAATATTGATTTGATCCAAGTAAATAAGTATCCAAGTAAAGAAAAGGAATAAAAATGTGAGACCACCAAACTGCAAACGTTTATTATGCATGGCGTACCTCTTCTTTTCTAATTCTTCCAACTGTGGTTGAATATGGACTTTAAAGTGCCCCTTAAAAGCGTCGAATGTTTTCATTTAAGCTTTATCGATGATCAATTTCAATGGAAGATATAAAAATAATCAATTAAGAGAGGTTTTAAAGTAGTTCTAAGTTCAATTTTAAATTGGATTTTACAGAATCTTATTAGAATTTTACGGGATGAATAAGTTTTTGGTGATACAAACTGCTTTCATTGGGGATGTAATTATGGCAACAGCTGTAGTCGAAAAACTAATTAAGTTTTACCCTGATGCTGAAATCGATTTTGTAGTGCGTAATGGTAATGAGGGATTGCTGAGAAATAACCCTCATGTGAATGAAGTAATCATTTGGAACAAAAAGGAAAATAAAAACAAAAACCTTTGGAGAGTTTCTATGGAAATTCGTCGTCGTAGATACGATCGTGTGATCAATTTACAGCGCTATTTCTCTACGGGTTTAATGACGTTCCTTTCTGGTGCCAAAACAACGGCAGGGTTTGATAAAAACCCTCTTAGCACAACGTTTACTTTAACCAAACAACATGTAATGGGTGAAGGAAGAGAAAGAGAGCACCACGAGGTGAGTCGTTACCTTTCTTTAATTGAAGACATTACTGACGCTGAGTTTGTTGGTCCAAAAATGTATCCAAGAGAAATTGATTACGAAAAGGCACATTTTGATAAGCCTTATGTAACGATGTCTCCATCATCGGTTTGGTACACAAAACAATTCCATAAAGATAAATGGGTGGAATTAATTAATAAGATTCCAACACGTGTAGCAGTAATTTTAAACGGCGGACCTGGAGATGGCGATTTATGTGATGAAATTGCTGTAAAATCGGGTAGAGAAAATATATATAACTGGGCAGGGAAATTTTCTTTCCTTCAGTCGGCAGCATTGATGAAAGGAGCGGAGATGAACTACGTGAATGATTCGGCTCCCCAGCATATGGCTAGTGCAATGAATGCTCCAGTAACAGCTATATTTTGTTCAACAATTCCAGAATTAGGATTCGGACCTTTATCGTCTGATTCTAAAATTGTTGAAGTTAAAGAAAAACTTTCTTGTCGACCTTGTGGTTTACATGGTTTAAAGAGTTGTCCAGAAGGACATTTTAAATGTTCTATGGATATAGATACAGAAGAATTAATATTACAGAAGTGGACTTAATCCATTTTCTGTAAGCACATGTTTCAAACATGATCTAACAACTAACAATTAACACTTTATGAAAAAATTTCACTTAACAGCGGGCCCAAGTGAATTGTATTTTACTGTGGAGCAACATATTCAGCAAGCATTAAAAGAGAATGTAGCTGTTATTTCCCACAGAAGTAAAGCTTTTCAAGACATGTTTGGTTTTACAGCATCTCAGGTGCGTGAGATGTTAAATGTGCCAGAGGACTATTACATGGTATTTACAGGTTCAGCAACCGAAGTATGGGAGAGATTAGCACAGAACTGTATTTCTAAAAAGAGTACACACTTTGTAAACGGATCTTTTTCTACTCGTTTTCATCAGTTTGCTGAGGCTTGGGGACACCAAACTCAAAAAATTGAAAAACCTTTGGGTGAAGGTTTTAATGCTGATGACTTCTCTATTGATGCGGATAGTGATTTTATTTCAATCACACAAAATGAGACCTCAACAGGGGTTCAGTTTCCATTAGAGGATATCTATAAAATCAGAGAAGAAAACCCAGACAAATTGATAGCCATCGATGCTGTATCGTCGATTCCATTCGTAGATATTGATTTGACAAAAGTCGATAGCTTGTATTTCTCTGTTCAAAAAGGAATGGGAATGCCTGCAGGTTTGGGGATTTGGTTGTTCAACGAAAGATGCCTAGAAAGAGCCAAAGAAATCAAAGCTTCTGGAAGACATTTAGGTGGTTACCATGATATGTTTACTTTGCTTAAAAATGCAGAGAAAAACATGACTCCTGCAACGCCAAATGCTTTAGGAATTTACCTTTTAGGTAAAGTTTCTGAAGATCTATTGCGTCGTAAGATGGATATCGTTAGAAGCGAAACTGAATATAAAGCAGGAATGCTTTATGCTGCAGTTGGTGCTCATAAAGATCTAGACTATGCAGTAAAAGAGGAGAGAGTTCGTTCAAAAACAGTCATTGTGATTGAAATATTAAACGGACGTTCGCCTAAAGATTTTATGGCTTATCTAGAAGAGAAGGGTTTAGTAGTGAGTACAGGTTATGGACCAAATAAGGCTACTCAAGTTAGAATTGCTAACTTCCCAACACACTCAAAAGAACTTTATTTCCAGCTGATCGATTTGATTAACGCTTGGTAAATTATACTTGTATGGACGTTGCATTGTAACGTCCATACACTTTTCATCTGAAATTCAGAATTCATGAAATCAACCACTATTACTTGGGGAGAAAAGAAAGCTTCCACTCAGATACTTTATTTGGCAGCTTCAACAATAGTATTTTTCATCTTTGTGTATTTATACAATTATCATTTAGATTCTCTGACAAAACAATTGTCTTTTTCTTTAATGTTGATGATCAGTGCTTTTGCTGCTGTAATTAGTGGGATCCAATTAGTGAAAAATACGAAAGGGAAGTCAGTATTAGGTATAGATGAAAAACAGATTGTAATTACTAATGAAAGTACATTTCTAAAAAAAAATCACACCCTACAACTTTCTGAAATTAAGAATATTAGTATCTACAAAAAGACAAAGCGGTTAGATTTCAATAAGAAGAATAAAGATAAAGACTTTTATTTAGTCATAGTTCAAAAGGATGGTGTTGAAATAAATGTCTTTCCATATGCTAAAATTGGCTTAGAAGATTTAAAGGCAATTGTGGAGTGGATGAATAAACAGATTAAGATGAAAAAGATTAGCTAATTTCTTTATGAAACAAAGTATTCTTTTTTCCAAAAATGACACAT includes the following:
- a CDS encoding type II toxin-antitoxin system PemK/MazF family toxin, yielding MLKKYQMYWVDLTPQNNKKNEMTGKERPCVIFENDLILNANGNTVCYAIPITTKVTGNTILGVQLSKLVTGLPQDSEIVLTQMRVISKDRLRDFIISLPKEKQNELDKKMKFMLDI
- a CDS encoding ribbon-helix-helix domain-containing protein translates to MKTTTLRADESLLEEVNEIVNSFNYKSNNEFFLEAIKDKVKELKEELIKKQLEKEFSNLLKINSEIMDEFEQLNDNDIL
- a CDS encoding DUF1338 domain-containing protein — encoded protein: MKNIIDLLWQKYINVTPSAAKIHDIFKKKGEKNIANDHIAIRTFNHDLVNKEKLAEPFLAMGYEKKGDYIFEAKKLKAIHLEHRIDKDMPKIFISELRLELCSEFLQEVADTCVEISQIPHYSSEDLLLQGRTWGTPSHKIYEKLLAESEYAAWMYVYGFRANHFTVYVNKLENFDTLESVNDFLKDNGFPMNTSGGEIKGSKEQLLEQSSILADKTKVNFIEGEYEIPSCYYEFAKRYELKDGQLFEGFIASSADKIFESTDVATA
- the rbfA gene encoding 30S ribosome-binding factor RbfA, with protein sequence MDSKRQHKFSRLIQKDLGEIFQQNSVAMFGGTFITVTQVEISPDLGLAKVYLSFLLEKNPEAKVEEIDKQNKSIRKLLAQRIRHQARIIPELRFYYDNTAEEAEKIEDLFKDLDIPDDKGEEDDDDIYTR
- a CDS encoding DUF3137 domain-containing protein encodes the protein MKTFDAFKGHFKVHIQPQLEELEKKRYAMHNKRLQFGGLTFLFLFFTWILIYLDQINIYGLYFMIIFAPYFSYTYFKENYQDDTIEIEYKELVVREMMRFMDPSLQYDPEGYIPLDRWKECGFHTLIPDVYTGDDLIEGTIEGTPMMVSEIQAATQLPPKKNKVLDKIKEPELKYKTYFHGFFMIFELQEEVKTDVYIFNDDIQHQWGHVGRLIEETDTRYGDYVPIRDINFRKNFKVYAQNRALAEITLKDDFVSKLSEIAKHFKAKVSCILKGNHMYVFLDIRKELFKVDTAHSLTRSFILKNLYKDLSMIISVAHTLNDPVPQDESEHSFSSIDNNFGGSTNEFIQDEVLDFQPQQVMEEEEEDEDSEFDDFDDELGDHTEKSEAELFGMEDQMMEDEEVSPSQHMEQFDFDQMMRKHGDQLPLDFDNDNNYEDDEKE
- a CDS encoding glycosyltransferase family 9 protein encodes the protein MNKFLVIQTAFIGDVIMATAVVEKLIKFYPDAEIDFVVRNGNEGLLRNNPHVNEVIIWNKKENKNKNLWRVSMEIRRRRYDRVINLQRYFSTGLMTFLSGAKTTAGFDKNPLSTTFTLTKQHVMGEGREREHHEVSRYLSLIEDITDAEFVGPKMYPREIDYEKAHFDKPYVTMSPSSVWYTKQFHKDKWVELINKIPTRVAVILNGGPGDGDLCDEIAVKSGRENIYNWAGKFSFLQSAALMKGAEMNYVNDSAPQHMASAMNAPVTAIFCSTIPELGFGPLSSDSKIVEVKEKLSCRPCGLHGLKSCPEGHFKCSMDIDTEELILQKWT
- a CDS encoding aminotransferase class V-fold PLP-dependent enzyme, with the protein product MKKFHLTAGPSELYFTVEQHIQQALKENVAVISHRSKAFQDMFGFTASQVREMLNVPEDYYMVFTGSATEVWERLAQNCISKKSTHFVNGSFSTRFHQFAEAWGHQTQKIEKPLGEGFNADDFSIDADSDFISITQNETSTGVQFPLEDIYKIREENPDKLIAIDAVSSIPFVDIDLTKVDSLYFSVQKGMGMPAGLGIWLFNERCLERAKEIKASGRHLGGYHDMFTLLKNAEKNMTPATPNALGIYLLGKVSEDLLRRKMDIVRSETEYKAGMLYAAVGAHKDLDYAVKEERVRSKTVIVIEILNGRSPKDFMAYLEEKGLVVSTGYGPNKATQVRIANFPTHSKELYFQLIDLINAW